Proteins from one Lacrimispora sphenoides genomic window:
- a CDS encoding S8 family peptidase, with protein sequence MQDQKLEVLLNLALSATPEEREKSGNLNVGYNPEEKTWDVIVKHSGDISNLSLIGIRVEQMVNEYSILTVPESLIDQLSALPQIEYVEKPKRLFFAINQAKSASCVNLVQQGSNPLTGRGVLVAIIDSGIDYYHADFRNDDGTTRIVALWDQTLDRVFTAEEINAALATGSRTEARKLVPSVDISGHGTAVASIAAGNGRENRGQYRGIAFESPLLVVKLGVPQEGGFPRTTELMRAVNFAVQQAVSMQMPLAINLSFGNTYGSHDGTSLLETFLDDLSNYGKTVIVVGTGNEGVAGGHISGTLTMSSPEEIELSVGQYQRSFSVQLWKSYADLFDISIITPSGVVIGPISSSLGPQTINYGNTRILLYYGKPGPYSVAQEIYMDFLPLDTYIDSGIWKFRLTPRQIVEGKYDLWLPSAGVLSETTRFLRATPETTLTIPSTANKVISVGAYDDTYQSYADFSGRGFTRRTNLVKPDLAAPGVGIIAARAGGGYESVTGTSFATPFVTGSAALLMQWGIVDGRDPFLFGEKVKAYFIRGARPLPGITKYPNPELGYGALCVSDSLPV encoded by the coding sequence ATGCAAGATCAAAAGCTGGAAGTCCTGTTAAATCTTGCCCTCAGCGCAACTCCTGAAGAGCGTGAAAAATCAGGCAATTTAAATGTAGGATATAATCCCGAGGAAAAAACTTGGGATGTGATCGTTAAGCATTCCGGAGATATAAGCAATCTTTCCCTTATTGGAATCCGGGTGGAGCAAATGGTAAACGAATACTCCATACTTACAGTTCCGGAATCCCTTATTGACCAGTTAAGTGCCTTGCCTCAAATCGAATATGTTGAAAAACCAAAGAGGCTGTTTTTTGCCATCAACCAGGCAAAGTCGGCCTCTTGTGTCAATTTGGTCCAGCAGGGAAGCAATCCTCTTACCGGAAGGGGAGTTTTGGTAGCCATCATTGATTCGGGGATTGATTATTACCACGCTGATTTCCGGAATGATGACGGTACGACCAGGATCGTAGCGCTGTGGGATCAGACACTGGACCGGGTGTTTACTGCAGAAGAAATCAATGCCGCCCTGGCTACCGGTAGCAGGACAGAGGCCAGAAAGCTGGTTCCAAGCGTAGATATCTCCGGCCATGGCACAGCCGTGGCATCCATAGCGGCCGGAAACGGAAGGGAAAACAGGGGACAATACCGGGGAATCGCTTTTGAAAGCCCGCTTTTAGTTGTAAAGCTTGGAGTTCCTCAGGAAGGCGGGTTTCCCAGGACAACAGAACTTATGCGTGCGGTCAATTTTGCAGTACAACAAGCGGTAAGTATGCAGATGCCCCTGGCCATTAATTTAAGCTTTGGTAATACTTATGGATCCCATGACGGCACCAGCCTTTTAGAGACCTTTCTTGATGACTTATCCAATTACGGGAAGACAGTGATTGTGGTAGGAACAGGTAACGAAGGGGTGGCTGGCGGCCATATTTCCGGAACCCTGACAATGTCAAGTCCCGAGGAAATTGAGCTGAGCGTGGGACAATACCAGCGAAGCTTCAGTGTACAGCTATGGAAATCTTATGCAGATTTATTTGACATCAGCATTATAACACCTTCCGGAGTGGTGATCGGACCCATCAGCAGCAGCCTGGGACCTCAAACCATAAACTATGGAAATACAAGGATTTTGCTGTACTATGGGAAGCCCGGACCTTACAGTGTGGCACAGGAAATTTATATGGATTTCCTTCCTCTCGATACCTATATTGACAGCGGGATATGGAAATTCCGCCTGACTCCCAGACAGATCGTGGAAGGTAAATACGATCTCTGGCTCCCGTCCGCCGGAGTGCTGAGCGAGACTACCAGGTTTTTAAGAGCCACGCCTGAAACCACTTTGACCATTCCATCTACGGCCAACAAGGTCATTTCCGTGGGAGCATATGATGATACTTATCAGTCTTATGCGGATTTTTCCGGCAGAGGATTTACAAGAAGAACCAATCTGGTAAAACCGGATCTGGCTGCTCCAGGAGTGGGGATCATTGCGGCAAGGGCCGGAGGCGGATATGAGTCGGTAACAGGTACGTCCTTTGCAACTCCTTTTGTCACTGGCAGCGCCGCCCTTTTGATGCAGTGGGGAATTGTGGATGGAAGGGATCCGTTTCTGTTCGGGGAAAAGGTTAAGGCTTATTTTATTCGCGGTGCCAGGCCTCTGCCCGGAATTACGAAATATCCCAATCCTGAGCTTGGATACGGCGCTTTATGCGTGAGCGACAGCCTTCCTGTATAA
- a CDS encoding SpoIID/LytB domain-containing protein — protein MNKKTFIGFIVGIPLLVLILIIIILVNEPEPEGISRGVAYKSAALLLTDRENCEKMLKEHSQEYFPEKEQNNWYVKYMNYLYAGSYLDPHEIPAKSDTAEGFLTYKEAESLAEALVPGSGKKIHESSKKQNKKLPADEWWYLYEELRQALDKEGTIRVLDVFLYGTPTNVKTATAWTAYTSEGNFQFEGISLDSYIDWELKLLVKGNEIIALKEAVTDSITYKNVWLTTGTGGTFGVYLGSVERTFPLEASLGQPEDFANNIADISLKRGSLQKVTLKKKKISGKVLAVKDDSIEVEGYGSLKLDKDFKVYRLYGQLEERSVSDILVGYDIQDFVVAHGRICAALLVREFDAKSIRVLLMSTNFQSIFQPSVTLSAESGLLLTYGEKAVKVPPKAEVIIDTSDERLKDGRIVIAPLEKGDSISVNSIQRSYGTPAYDGTIEIRKEADGLLLVNELYLEDYLTKVVPSEMPDSYEKEALKAQAVCARTYAFRQIQSNTYSKYGAHVDDSTRFQVYNNLQSASKTEEAVRETYGKLLFYNDKPIEAFYFSTSCGHTTDGSIWGGDPAGFPYLDGSLLQDSRGVLNLSTNSDFDEFIKKKDYPAFDSGFPMYRWETTVTNRQLEEEITEVGSILNITVTERGVGGIVKKLRVEGSDGVMTINGEGQVRAKLGNKYMTITKLDGTLMKNFDSLPSAYIAIENQGVDDNNITTFHIYGGGFGHGVGMSQNGAQAMAKSGKNFEDILKFFYHDTEVREAEQSKE, from the coding sequence ATGAATAAAAAGACATTTATCGGATTTATAGTCGGTATTCCTCTTTTGGTTTTGATTCTCATTATTATTATTCTGGTAAATGAACCGGAACCGGAGGGAATATCAAGGGGGGTAGCATATAAGTCAGCTGCTCTTCTTCTTACCGATAGAGAAAACTGTGAAAAAATGCTGAAGGAACATAGCCAGGAATACTTTCCGGAAAAGGAACAGAATAACTGGTATGTGAAATACATGAATTACCTGTATGCAGGCAGTTATCTTGACCCCCATGAAATTCCGGCAAAAAGTGATACTGCGGAAGGCTTTTTGACCTACAAAGAGGCGGAAAGCCTGGCGGAAGCTCTGGTTCCCGGATCAGGAAAGAAGATCCATGAAAGCAGCAAAAAACAAAATAAGAAGCTTCCTGCGGATGAATGGTGGTATTTGTATGAAGAATTGAGGCAGGCACTGGATAAGGAAGGAACGATCAGAGTGCTTGACGTGTTTCTTTATGGCACTCCTACCAATGTAAAAACTGCAACAGCCTGGACTGCCTATACCAGCGAAGGGAATTTTCAATTTGAGGGCATCAGCCTGGATTCTTACATAGACTGGGAGTTAAAGCTTCTGGTAAAGGGCAATGAGATCATTGCATTAAAAGAAGCGGTGACAGATTCCATAACCTATAAAAATGTCTGGCTGACCACAGGAACGGGAGGAACGTTCGGTGTATACTTAGGGTCAGTGGAGCGTACCTTCCCCCTTGAGGCCTCTTTGGGGCAGCCGGAGGATTTTGCCAATAATATTGCGGATATCAGTTTAAAAAGAGGAAGCCTTCAAAAGGTCACCTTGAAGAAAAAGAAGATATCGGGAAAGGTTCTCGCGGTGAAGGATGATTCTATTGAGGTTGAGGGGTATGGCAGCTTAAAACTGGATAAAGATTTTAAAGTATACCGGTTATACGGTCAGCTTGAAGAACGCAGTGTCTCCGATATTCTGGTAGGATATGATATACAGGATTTTGTTGTTGCCCATGGCAGGATATGTGCTGCCTTGCTAGTAAGGGAATTTGATGCAAAGAGCATTCGTGTCCTTTTGATGTCCACCAATTTCCAATCGATCTTTCAACCGTCTGTAACCCTGTCTGCTGAAAGCGGCCTGTTATTGACCTATGGCGAGAAGGCGGTAAAAGTGCCTCCAAAGGCAGAAGTGATTATTGATACCTCAGATGAGCGGCTAAAGGATGGACGGATTGTAATCGCACCTTTAGAAAAAGGAGACTCCATTTCCGTTAATTCCATCCAGAGGTCCTATGGCACCCCGGCCTATGACGGTACGATTGAGATACGTAAGGAAGCCGATGGGCTGCTTTTAGTCAATGAGTTGTACCTGGAGGATTATCTGACAAAGGTTGTTCCCAGTGAGATGCCTGACAGCTATGAAAAGGAAGCCTTAAAAGCTCAGGCTGTCTGTGCCAGAACCTATGCGTTCCGTCAGATCCAGAGCAACACCTACAGCAAATACGGAGCCCATGTGGATGACAGCACCAGATTCCAGGTTTATAACAATCTGCAGTCCGCATCAAAAACAGAAGAAGCGGTACGTGAGACTTATGGAAAGCTGTTGTTTTATAATGATAAACCTATAGAAGCCTTTTATTTCTCCACCTCTTGCGGACATACGACCGACGGGAGCATATGGGGAGGTGATCCGGCTGGGTTTCCCTATCTGGATGGCAGTCTTCTACAGGATAGCAGGGGAGTATTAAATCTGTCGACAAATTCTGATTTTGATGAATTTATAAAGAAAAAAGATTATCCAGCCTTTGATTCAGGATTCCCCATGTACCGATGGGAAACCACCGTCACGAACCGGCAGCTGGAGGAAGAGATCACCGAAGTAGGATCGATCCTGAACATTACTGTAACAGAACGTGGAGTAGGCGGAATTGTTAAAAAACTAAGGGTCGAAGGATCCGACGGCGTCATGACCATCAATGGGGAAGGACAGGTAAGGGCAAAGCTTGGAAATAAATATATGACCATTACAAAGCTTGATGGTACTCTCATGAAGAATTTTGACTCCCTTCCCAGTGCCTATATTGCAATAGAAAATCAGGGCGTTGATGACAATAACATTACAACCTTTCATATCTACGGGGGAGGCTTTGGGCATGGTGTTGGAATGAGCCAGAATGGGGCTCAGGCCATGGCAAAGAGCGGAAAGAACTTTGAGGATATCTTAAAATTCTTCTATCACGACACGGAAGTGCGGGAAGCAGAGCAGAGTAAGGAATGA
- a CDS encoding AI-2E family transporter gives MKETKFRNYLCWGVTALSVIALSITFAFFLSRFQAVKGTVKIIVGILMPVIYGAVLAYLLLPVYNKSRDITVRLLSSRWKNRNGVKSISRAAATVVSLIFLFVIVVGLFWMIIPQIYTSVMGLQESLGENMNDLALWLQKMLEDNPSVERAVIPIYDRLTGQLQNWMTSDLVPNMSMLIGSLSSGLLSVVLVLKNILIGVIVMVYLLNIKGTLSAQGKKIIYSIFPIKTANQAIDEIRFVHRVFGGFITGKILDSLIIGIMCFFLLNAMNMPYTLLVSVIVGVTNVIPFFGPFIGAVPSAFLILLVSPIKCLYFLIFILLLQQFDGNILGPKILGQSTGLPSFWVLFSILLFGGLFGFVGMIIAVPTFAVFYSVVSRLVNRSLTKKDLSLKTMDYFDLERIDENKKTYMR, from the coding sequence ATGAAAGAGACAAAATTTCGGAATTATTTATGCTGGGGAGTCACAGCACTTTCCGTTATTGCTTTGAGCATAACCTTTGCCTTTTTTCTTTCCAGATTCCAGGCTGTGAAGGGTACGGTAAAAATAATTGTGGGGATTCTTATGCCTGTCATTTACGGGGCAGTCCTCGCATATCTTTTACTGCCGGTATATAACAAGTCCAGAGACATTACGGTACGCCTGCTTTCTTCCAGATGGAAAAATAGGAATGGGGTAAAGTCCATATCCCGGGCCGCGGCAACTGTGGTCAGCTTGATTTTTCTGTTTGTGATAGTAGTCGGACTTTTCTGGATGATCATCCCCCAGATTTATACAAGTGTCATGGGACTCCAGGAATCACTGGGCGAGAATATGAATGATCTGGCTCTGTGGCTTCAGAAGATGCTTGAGGATAATCCTTCTGTGGAACGGGCGGTCATTCCCATATATGACCGGCTGACAGGCCAGCTGCAAAACTGGATGACTTCTGACCTGGTCCCCAACATGTCCATGTTGATCGGCAGCCTTTCCAGCGGACTGCTAAGCGTGGTACTGGTTCTAAAGAATATACTGATCGGTGTAATCGTAATGGTTTATCTCCTGAACATAAAGGGAACGCTTTCTGCTCAGGGAAAAAAGATCATTTACAGTATATTTCCTATTAAAACGGCTAATCAGGCAATTGATGAAATCCGTTTTGTTCATCGGGTGTTTGGCGGGTTCATAACGGGAAAGATTTTAGATTCCCTGATTATCGGGATTATGTGTTTTTTCCTTTTGAACGCTATGAATATGCCTTACACACTGTTAGTAAGCGTAATTGTTGGCGTAACCAATGTGATTCCCTTTTTCGGTCCGTTTATCGGAGCCGTTCCCAGTGCATTTTTAATCCTGCTGGTCAGCCCTATTAAGTGTCTGTATTTCCTGATATTTATTCTTTTGCTCCAGCAGTTTGACGGAAATATCCTGGGTCCGAAAATATTGGGACAATCCACGGGTCTTCCCAGCTTTTGGGTGCTGTTTTCCATCCTGCTTTTTGGCGGACTGTTTGGTTTTGTGGGAATGATCATTGCGGTTCCGACCTTTGCGGTGTTTTACAGCGTAGTTTCAAGGCTGGTGAACCGTTCCCTGACGAAAAAGGATCTCTCCCTTAAAACGATGGACTATTTTGACCTGGAGCGGATTGATGAAAACAAAAAAACTTATATGAGATAA